In Calliopsis andreniformis isolate RMS-2024a chromosome 6, iyCalAndr_principal, whole genome shotgun sequence, the genomic window ATTAATAGAACCACGTTCTCCTATACAACGCTACCAAAACACTATCCAGGGGACCCAAGTATCTTCTGTCCCCGAGATCTTCAAAAAGTCTTCCAAAGCCTTCCAGAGCCTTCAAAAAATCCTCAAGAAGCAGAGAGCATTACTCTACTGCTCCAAGTCCATCAAAATACCTAAATCACCCTTACCAACAGAACCACATTCTCCACTATACAACGATACCAAACACCAATTAGCCAAAGAGTCCAAATATTTCCTCCCACCCCGATCTCCGAACCTTCCTCCAAAACATCAAATACCCAACTTCTTCAAGTTTCCTAAACTCGAATCCTTCCCCATCAATGGAACCACGTTCTCTACTACACAACGCTACCAAACGCCAACTGTCCTACATCAACATCCACGAATACCTCTCAACAACACCGATTACTCCAACTCGTCCCCCTGACCAGGTATCCATTCAAGGAAATCAGCCAGTGTAACCGATATCGCACGCACAGCGAGCACAGCGAGCACAACGAGCATATAGCGAGGTAACGCGACGCGCTGTCATACGTGAGCCATGCGATAATACCGTACCCGTGGACTGCGATAAACCATCCGATCGTGAACAACGCGAGAACCGGCACCACGTGTCACCTGGCACGCACACGCCACTCTCTTCTGTTCCTCCGTGTATCCTAGGATCGTTCGATCGTCGAGGGGAACAGGCCGGTTAAGGCTGAAGCGGAGCGGGCTCGGCGGTGTGGGCGCTCGACGCGTATGCAACGACGCCTCGGCGAACGCGTCTACTGGCAGCGAACGACACACGGGAGCACGACGAGCGGCACGGGGACACGGCTGTTGCGAGGACGGTGCACGATCAACGACTGCTGAAAGGGAGAGCGCGCACGTCCAACAACAGACTGGTCGGTTGGACCGATAGGCATTGGCAGAGCGCTGGGACTACTCTCACGAGAGCTTATTTTAAAACCGCTGTCCTTCCAACTCGAGCGACCG contains:
- the LOC143180089 gene encoding uncharacterized protein LOC143180089 produces the protein MVPARPFTTSVPQDGRSSWKDSGFKISSREICCWTCALSLSAVVDRAPSSQQPCPRAARRAPVCRSLPVDAFAEASLHTRRAPTPPSPLRFSLNRPVPLDDRTILGYTEEQKRVACACQVTRGAGSRVVHDRMVYRSPRETAVNDSRGEKRSFPIEKAIVPGDVKYTELYSIPLEINRCICSVTSREIESAREVIFQ